A genomic region of Methanomassiliicoccales archaeon contains the following coding sequences:
- a CDS encoding hydrogenase iron-sulfur subunit, which yields MTEVEPKIVAFCCNWCSYAGADLAGVSRLQYPPNARIIRVMCTGRLEPEFLLRALELGADGVLIAGCHIGCCHYISGNERAQEKVAMTSELLDVLGIDKKRLRLEWISASEGRRFAETMQEFVKDLKALGPSPLKGGAE from the coding sequence GTGACCGAAGTAGAACCGAAGATAGTCGCGTTCTGCTGTAACTGGTGCTCCTATGCCGGGGCCGACTTGGCTGGAGTGAGCAGGTTGCAGTATCCCCCAAACGCAAGGATCATCAGGGTCATGTGCACCGGCAGACTGGAGCCTGAGTTCCTATTGAGGGCGCTCGAGCTTGGCGCCGACGGAGTGCTCATAGCTGGATGTCACATCGGATGTTGCCACTACATTTCGGGGAACGAGAGGGCGCAAGAAAAGGTGGCTATGACGAGCGAACTCCTAGACGTCCTGGGGATTGATAAAAAGCGATTGAGGCTGGAATGGATCTCTGCTTCTGAGGGACGAAGGTTCGCCGAGACCATGCAAGAGTTCGTGAAGGACCTCAAGGCTCTAGGCCCCAGTCCTCTGAAGGGGGGAGCTGAGTGA
- a CDS encoding (Fe-S)-binding protein produces MTKIEKIIEDAGAFDCVECGKCTSLCPVAKLNPNFAPRLIVVKAQAGMESEVKSDKDIWSCVTCEICNDMCPYKVNFSGFIQRMRAEAIEMGNSPLCSEAGAIHTMQRLTGKGQKQNRLVWLTNDLKVKDKGDVYFFTGCSYQLGILFKDRAAELKKVPASVVKILNAAGIEPVVSNDEVCCGHDLIWSGNEAVFKDLMKKNVEMIRATGAKTVVFSCAEGFRTFSLDYQDFLGDLGFEVKHISEYLLDLIEQGKLDFKESNVKVTYHDSCRLGRHMGIYDEPRELLKAMNVELVEMPSIREKALCCGVNAFANCSEVSRKMQLDRLLEAKGVNAGVMLTFCPKCLIHYNCLLSMEKKPVELENVELVVGDFSNFIAEQLKGATEKTSVGHENVGQVVGNLSNSEAENMKGGE; encoded by the coding sequence GTGACCAAGATCGAAAAGATAATCGAGGACGCAGGTGCATTTGATTGCGTAGAGTGTGGAAAATGCACCAGCCTCTGCCCCGTGGCGAAGCTGAACCCCAACTTCGCGCCAAGGCTAATCGTGGTCAAGGCTCAGGCGGGCATGGAATCGGAGGTCAAGTCCGACAAGGACATCTGGTCATGCGTCACCTGTGAAATCTGCAACGACATGTGCCCGTACAAGGTGAACTTCTCCGGCTTCATCCAGAGGATGAGGGCAGAGGCTATCGAAATGGGCAATAGTCCGCTCTGCTCTGAGGCCGGGGCGATACACACCATGCAACGCCTGACCGGGAAAGGGCAGAAGCAGAACAGGCTGGTCTGGTTGACGAATGATCTGAAGGTGAAGGACAAGGGGGATGTCTATTTCTTCACAGGGTGCTCGTACCAGTTGGGTATCCTGTTCAAGGACAGGGCCGCGGAGCTGAAGAAGGTCCCGGCGAGCGTGGTCAAGATCCTCAATGCCGCAGGAATCGAGCCGGTGGTCAGCAATGACGAGGTTTGCTGCGGTCACGACCTGATATGGTCTGGTAATGAGGCCGTCTTCAAAGACCTAATGAAGAAGAATGTTGAGATGATAAGGGCGACGGGAGCAAAGACCGTGGTGTTCTCCTGCGCTGAAGGCTTCCGAACTTTCAGCTTAGATTATCAGGATTTCTTGGGCGACTTGGGCTTCGAGGTCAAGCACATCTCTGAATACCTGCTCGATCTGATTGAACAGGGTAAGTTGGATTTCAAGGAGTCCAATGTGAAGGTCACATATCACGATTCATGCAGGTTGGGAAGGCACATGGGCATCTATGACGAGCCTCGGGAGCTTTTAAAGGCAATGAACGTGGAGCTTGTCGAGATGCCAAGCATCAGAGAAAAGGCCTTGTGTTGCGGAGTCAATGCCTTCGCTAATTGCAGTGAGGTCTCTAGAAAAATGCAGCTCGACAGGCTACTGGAGGCCAAGGGCGTAAATGCAGGTGTGATGCTAACCTTCTGCCCTAAGTGCCTCATTCACTACAATTGCCTGCTATCGATGGAGAAGAAGCCTGTGGAACTCGAGAATGTCGAATTAGTTGTTGGAGATTTCAGTAATTTTA